CTGGAGAGCCAAATGGAGCTCCGAGAAGCTCAAAATGGTCGAGTCCGGAAGACCCGACGACCCGTCCCGGATTTCTTCGAGGAAAACCCGAACCACTCCGATCTGGCGGATCGCTTCCAGTGCGTTGCGCTTGTTGCTGGCATTGAATTTCGATTTGTAGGAGCAGATGTTGTGGCTGAGAGCGATGAGTGAGATCAGAAGCGTCTCCGGAGCTATGTTCTCGCAGGGATGAACCGCCGGGTAGGTTAGGATCCGACGACCCGAATTTAATCTCTGGATCATTTGAAAGATTTGGATGAAGGAAAAAGTTTGGTTTGTTCGTTTGTGTTAATAGATTTCGTCTCCCAGCTGAATGTATATATAGGCGATTAAGTCGGGGACACGTGGTGGAGATACGTTGGGACAGATGGGGAGTTACTATTGGGTCATGGAGGGTGTGCGGGATATAAGGTATGGACGTAAGGGTTTTGCTAATGAGGGAGGGACACGTGGTGGAAGGAACACGAGGGCATGGGAAATGCGGCTTTCGTAGGTTTGAAGAATAGGGCAATGAGGGGGAGACACGTAGCGCTGGGATTATGGGCTGGGCTCGTGCCGGTAAGAAGTAGGAAGTGTGGAGGTAGCCGACACTGAACGTGGAATTATTAGAGGAAAGTCGTGggaatttaattatttttgagcaattattatttaattttgtttttgaaagtCAAATTATTCATGAGATTTGAATGAAGTATTATTTTCGTTGTTCTATTAGATTATGTAGAAGGAAGGTTACACGAGCATCAACGTATCCTTCCTTTGAGGTCAATGCTTATGAAGTAATGGAGAATAATAATGTACCAATGTGTGACTTAGACTAAATAATGGAATTCAACCATTTCGCAACATTGTACTCGAACAACCATCTTCAAAGTCATTCAATGATCCGAAAATATTCGATAGGCTTGAGCAGTTAAGTGTGATTGACATCAGATCAATGAGTAAAATATTCAtaagtttttttatattttctcgaaagtttttattttttgatatatatctatctgttacatattaattattatttaatatcaatttttgaaaatttccaAAATTTCTTGATGTTTTCATAATATCGCCACATGTCAAGTTAATttcaaataatgtaaaaaaattagtggttaggagaatcgaaccttCGATACATCTTTTTATAAGCACAAAGTTATAGTCAACTATATTTTACcaacttattgttatatatagctcttttattatatattgcttatcatgtctcaacattcacctaaaattgaaataaaacgaACTAGTTGTTAAGAGAAATCAAACCCTTTTGGTCTAACAGGAAACAATGATGGACCTTACTCTTATGTGGAAAATTCAACATGTTTTATCCACCATATTTATTCTTTAATGAGATGCAATTAAGTAAAAACATGTGAACATAATATGATGCACAATCTTCCCAACGCTATGATTATGGTCAAAGTCGATAAACGCTTGATCCGAATGGGAACTACTAGTACAGTAGTACCACAACCCACAGTCAATCACCCACGACCTTTATGGTTGACATATAAGTCAgtatatgtaaaattataaatggacaatatcatttaatgaaTATTATTCACAATATACTCAGGGTTTTACTCAAGGACATAATGAATATAGTGAAAATTTTGCACCTCATAGATCATTTATGTAGTTATAAACCACtcatgaaatttcatatttaatgtatcatacgTAAATAAGGCGTGATGACCTAGTCTCATTTtgggtgtatatatatacatatatatatatatatattaagtagatttttaataatgttAGATGATTATTTCACCttaaattactataactcactataaactaatagttatataataatttcttatgacatatagtagataacgatcgaaaaaacatttctcaaagtttcattcataacttccatgtttttatataaattattaatttacttaattattttttaaataaaaaattttccaaaatttccatcgaaaattttaattttcagaTCCTCGATATTTCTATTATCGCCGAAATTTTAGTCCTTACATCACATAGTATGATATATTTTCCGGTAGGGATATAAACGTCAAACTAATTCACCACTTTATTCTTTAACAATAACATCATTTCGTTGACCGAGATTTGTGTAGAAAATTGAGTAGTTAGTTATGCATTAGTTGATGGCGCGTGATATAATAATTGAAATCTACATGTACTCCTATTATTATTTCGAAGGGCTAACATCTGTTTAGTCCATATATTATAGAGTTTTGATCTGTTTAGTCTATGTTATTCTAAATTAATTGAAAGATCCTTAAAGTTACGATTGTTAATCCAAAGAGTCAATTCCATCAACATCTCTATTAGTGTGATGATGTGTAGCTATAAATTCTCCAACTGACTAAAACACCCATGTTCGTTACTTGATTTTTCtacctttctttcttttcttgaaATTTATTCAATTTTCTTCTAATTCTACTTTCTTCAACTACCCTCAACCATAGCTCATCTACAAGCTGAACCCAGGTTACCCAACTATCTTAAACTAGACGCAAACCTTCGGTCCCAAATTCCCAATACTCCTTCCCACAATCATAAAACTCAAACTCTAACCAGATGCAAGATCCCAATCAATTTGAACATAGATCCACATAGCTTACTGGCGAGGCCTCTCAACTGGGCAACCACCATAGCGTAGCGAAAGCAACACCGTCCTTGGCTCTCTCATGTTCTTCACGACAGCAACAACATCATTTCAGAACCCACAAAATCTAATCTTTACCaaatttcaatcattttgctGACGCAAAAGCGCTTCTTTGGAAGCACTTTGGATCATAAAATTCCAAGCTTTGGTGGGTTTAATTAGATTTGGAGACTTTCAAATGCTCTGCTTCTGTTGCCGGCTGGATTTGGGTTTGTTCGGAACATGCTGACGGCGAGTGGGGGAGGGTCGAAGAATATTGGTGGGGTATCTCTGGATGTATCGGAGAATCTGTCGGAAGCTATTACTTTGCAGCTGCCACGATGAATGAGGTGGCGATTGTAGTGGCGATTTCTTGGTTATCGGTGAAGGGCTTGCAGTATTTGATTGATTATGGTCGTAGTTCATACTACTGCTAGACTGAGCTAATATTGAACAAGGGTTTTTTTGGTCAGTTGGAGAGCTCATAACTGCCGCATCATCATACTAACTGAGATATTAACGGAATTGACTTTTCGGATTAACAATGGTAACTTTAAGGATATTAATCTCAAAATTGAAATATCAGGACTAAACAGACAACGCCATAGTATATGGACTATACAACTGTTAGCTCTATTTCAGAACATTCTCTCATCGACGGACCAGCAAAGTCACCCCTATTAAGAATATTGAATCTTCCAAACAATAAGGTAAAAAGAATACCGGGTCTTTGGTTTGGCCTGCTCACTTTAGATGGGCTTATAGTTACGCCTCACTCTACAATAAGTGGGCTCGAAGTCAGTTATGGTTGACCCTGAAGGGATTAGATGAGCCTCTTGTATGATGCTAGGCCCAAATTGAGAAAAGCCGGTTTTATATGAAGAAATAAGATTCTGAGAATGGCATATTTGACCATGTGTGGCAAGTAGGAAATCAGACTGATTGGcatcttcttcatttcttgttcCTAGCAGCCTCCCAAGTTCAACAGCATTTGGCACAAAGTGATCTTGTTCCTACCCATCACAGTATGTAACAGCCTGGCTTAGATTTGCAGGAATATTAATCAATTATAGCATCACATCAATCAAACCTGAAATTTTTGTCGAATAAATTGTGACTTCCCCAGACCACAACTTGTTGGCCCTTTTATATATGTCACAACATGTTAACCATCCTAACATGCACCATTGCAGCTATCTCAGCCAGCTACAACACTTCTGGCAAATCTGATCAGTTGCCAATGGATTCTGGTCTCATTGTACTTTGGCAAAGCTCGAATTCGTGTACATTCATCCACAAATTACACGTATTAGATGAACTAGAATTAATTTTGAGCTTGCGGTAACCAATTTTTTTGCGTTTTTCATTAGTTTGTTATACATTGTAAACATTTTCTAACAACATAAGTTTCAGGAGTGAAAAGATTGTCACATATTATATCGTGCTCTTTGAGCAAAGTGATTGTCACATATTGTATCGTACAAGTAGCGTGTAGGGTTTTAGCTTTAGAGTGGTTAATTGAACTAAAATTCCTTCTGGTTTCAAGGACCACAGCTAgaatcgattcaatcgaaTGGTGCACTGATCAAAATGATATTCTGATAGGAAACTAAACCATCAACATTTAAGTAAAACAGTGTCCAAATCATGCATAACCTGGACTTTTCTGCATCCCTCAAAGTTGAGCCAAACCTCTCAAAATCTCTCTGCATGATGAGCTTACTATCTTGAGCCTTGCAAAATTTAAAACTCTTAATAAAAGAGGTTTTTGATAGGGAATATATAGAGCCAGCCAGCTAATATACAACTAAGCAAGATTATGAATAATGATTATGAAGTATGAACCTCCCCAAAATCTCACAATAAATACCAACAACTtgaagcattttttttttatctcagcCATATTCTAATACATTTATCATGGCATTTCTGCAAGCAAAATCAGTCTTTTTGTGTCTTCTGGTTTCATGTATGAGTTCGGTTTCGGCCTCTACACGCAACAGACGATACACAAGTCCAAGCGTGCCGAAGCTTACTGATGTTTTTCCTCATGTCTCGATTAGTAATGTGTTTTCGAAAGCTTTTGGAGGGTCGAATGTTCAGGTGACTGGTAATGGATCCATGGCCACTCTTGTTCTTGACAAAACCTCAGGTGAATTTACTTAATAGAAGTCATAGAACACTGATGACTGTAACTCATAGAGTTTCTAAATAAGTTCACATATAATCTTCAGTTCTTTGTTTTGGTTCAATTTGCAGGTTCTGGTTTGGCATCAGTAAACAAATATCACTATGGATTCTTCAGTGCTGCTATCAAGCTGCCTCCTGGAGACTCTTCTGGAGTTGTGGTAGCTTTCTATGTAAGTATATTATGCATATCGTTATACTATTTTCGATTATTGTATATGCATGCCTAATTTAAATTACGTAGGGGTCTCATTCACTGAAATCATTTTGATAATTAATGcatgttttttctttgttttcagtTATCTAATGCAGATGTCTTCCCCCACAATCATGATGAAATAGACATAGAGCTATTAGGCCATGACAAAAGAAATGAATGGGTCATTCAAACAAATGTGTACGCAAATGGGAGTGTCAGCACAGGAAGAGAGGAGAAATTTTACCTATGGTTTGATCCAACAACACAGCACCATCAGTACACCATCATCTGGAACAACCATCACACagtgtaagaaaaaaaattgaaatacatCATGTATCAGTTGGACTAATCAGAATTACTGAATTGTAAAAGTTCTGAAAATTTCAGGTTTCTAGTGGACAACATACCAGTGAGAGAGTTTGAGCATAAGAGCACATTCTACCCATCAAAACCGATGTCAGTTTACGCAACAATATGGGATGGATCAGAGTGGGCAACACATGGAGGAAAGTACCCAGTTAACTACAAGAATGCACCATTTACAGTTTCATTTGCAGAAATGGAGATAAGTGGTTGCATATCCAATCCCAGTGCTTCTGCTCCTTCATGTTCTAAGACCCCTTCAAGTTTGGACCCAGTTGAAGGACCAGAGTTTGTGAAGTTGAGTAACCAACAAGCCGGTGCTATGGATTGGGCAAGAAGGAAGCTAATGTTTTACTCttattgtaaagatacatctAGGTTTAAGGTTATGCCTCCAGAGTGCAGATAGTTCTGCAACCTCATTATATGTATAAGCTCATCTAGAACAAAATTAATTCAAACATCCACATACAATTTCAtactcaaacattcaacatGTTCATCTGGTAGCTTAGGAATCATGTTCATCTGCACTTGATGTTCATTTGGGCCCATATCAGAGGTTGGGGAAACATAATGAGATTGCAGTGGGCCAGTAGATAGCCCAGAAGATTCACTTTTTTCATCATCCTCAGATCTGCCATGTTCCCCTTTGTGTTAATAACTTTATTACAACTCTCATTAAGGTCTCATCCATCAAATCCAAGTAATAGCAGTTATTAGCCTGTTAAATCATGTACCTAATATTGACATTTATGCATCAGCACAGAGAATCATTAGGTTAAATCATAAATAAATGGACCAAATCACAGGACTAATCCACCACAACATTGATTGGACATTAATAAATTGAGCTAGTTCATTACAGAGGAGCAATATtgccatcatcatcaccataaAAAATCAAGCCTCGGTTCTCTACTTgtctatttatttttgacaatTTGGAAAGCTTTTCGGGGATTATAGCCATGCCGGATTTTTGAGGGGTGTGACCACAGCCTTGACTTGCAAGTAATTCTTAAGGCCGTATATACCCTTTTCTCTACCATTTCCACTCATCTTGTACCCTCCAAAAGGAATCGAAGCATCAAACACATCAAAGCAGTTGATCCATACGCTACCTACTCGCAATGCACGCGTCAATGTGTTTGCAGTGTCTATGTTCTGTGTGAATACCCCTGCAGCAAGGCCATAGCGAGAATTGTTTGCCCTCTTTATCACCTCATCAAGTTCCCTGCAATGAGCCATAATGTTAGTTGTAGTATTGATGTTCAACTACGGAGAGAAGATCCCAAATAATTATTGCTTACTTGTATTTCAAGACGGTCTGCACTGGGCCAAAGATCTCATCCTTTGCTATCTGCATGTCATCCTAATCCAAGAGAAAATTATGTTTAGATCAACCATATCCAAAGCTAAAATTCTTGGTGAATATGATTATGAGGTGCAGTGTAAATTGTACCTTCACATTTGAGAATACAGTGGGCTTAATATAGTAACCTTTTGAGCCAAATTGTTCTCCtcctgtttccagtgtcgctCCACCTTTAATACCATAATCTATGTacttcaggatcttctcaaaTTGGTCTGAATCAATCTGATTAACATGATACGACTCAAATCAGTATATCATAAATGTCTTTTGATGCGACACATGTTGATTCACAAGAAAACGTGTATGTTTTAGTTCAAAGCTTATACACATAGATTGAGCAACAGAACAGTTGCCTGATAGCCACAAATTTACCTGAGGACCTTGCTCAATGCCCCCCTTAAATGGATCACCCACTACGCGATTCGCGGCACGCGCCTTTGCTTTCTCTACAAACTCATCATATACACGTTCATGTACAAAAGTTCGAGAACCAGCACAGCAGCATTGACCCTACAAACAGAGATGTTATATGAATCATatgatttttcattctttcacaTATGAACATATGCATTTCAATCTTCCGGAGAACTAACTACAATGCTTGGACATACCTGATTGAAAAATAGAGCAAAATGTGCCAACTCAACGGCCTTGTCTACATCAGCATCCTCACATACAATAAATGGAGATTTCCCACCAAGCTCCAGAGTTACTGTTTTAAGATTGCTTTTAGCTGCCAGTTCAAGTACAATTTTACCAGTATCAGTTGATCCAGTAAAAGCGACCTGCAAACAAACCACCAATACACTTAG
This is a stretch of genomic DNA from Argentina anserina chromosome 4, drPotAnse1.1, whole genome shotgun sequence. It encodes these proteins:
- the LOC126790304 gene encoding probable xyloglucan endotransglucosylase/hydrolase protein 33, which gives rise to MAFLQAKSVFLCLLVSCMSSVSASTRNRRYTSPSVPKLTDVFPHVSISNVFSKAFGGSNVQVTGNGSMATLVLDKTSGSGLASVNKYHYGFFSAAIKLPPGDSSGVVVAFYLSNADVFPHNHDEIDIELLGHDKRNEWVIQTNVYANGSVSTGREEKFYLWFDPTTQHHQYTIIWNNHHTVFLVDNIPVREFEHKSTFYPSKPMSVYATIWDGSEWATHGGKYPVNYKNAPFTVSFAEMEISGCISNPSASAPSCSKTPSSLDPVEGPEFVKLSNQQAGAMDWARRKLMFYSYCKDTSRFKVMPPECR